TAAATATATCATTCTAGCTTGTTTTCCTTGTTCTAATACTGGAGCAACCATAATATTTTCTCCAAATAAAAATTGATCATTTATTTCATAAGTTTTATGATCATTTTGATAATGAAGCATTAAAGGTCTCATTATAGGTAAACCACTTTGCTCACCTTTATAGAATATATCATACATATAAGGTATTAATTTATATCTTAGTTTTATATATTTTCTATTTATATCTTCAGTTAATTTACCAAATGCCCATGGTTCTTGATCTCTTGAATATATTGTTGTATGGTTTCTAAATAGTGGTGTAAATGTACCTACCTGAACCCATCTACTTAATAACTCCGGAGTACAATCATATCCAAACCCTCCAACATCTGTACCACAAAATGACATGCCACTAAGACCTAGATTCATAAGCATTGGTACACTCATTCTTAAGTGTTCCCATGTACTTTGGTTATCTCCTGTCCATACTGTTGAGTATTTTTGGGTACCTGAATAACACGCTCTAGTAACTACAAAAGGTCTTTTATTTGTTGCATTTTTTATACCTTCATATGTTGCTTTATCCATCATATGCCCATATATATTATGTACTTCTTTATGTTCTATAATATTTCCATCTTCATTAAATTTAACATCATCCGGTAAAGGACCATTGAAACTAGCAGGCTCATTCATATCATTCCAAATACCAGATACACCATAATCTGTCATAATCTTTTGATTATCAGCCCACCATTTTCTAACTTCACTATTCATAAAATCTGGGAATACAGAGTTTCCAGGCCATACCCAGTTTGTATATACTATTCCATTTTTATCAATTGCAAAGTAATTATTTTCTAAACCTTCATCATATATTTTATATCCTTTATCGACCTTAACACCAGGATCTATTATAGTAACTAGTTTAAATCCATCATTATTAAGATTTTCTATCATATTTTTAGGATCTTTAAATTTATCTTTATCCCAAGTAAATACTCTAAAATCATCCATATATTCTATATCTAAATATATAGTATCACAAGGTATATCTTTTTCTCTGAACTTCTTAGCTATTTCATATACATTCTCTTCTGGACAATATGCCCATCTACACTGTTGATATCCTAAAGTCCAAAGTTGTGGAAGTGGAGTCGTCCCCGTTAAGTAAGTGTATCCTTTTATTACCTTTTTAATAGATGGTCCATATATAAAGTAATAATCTATATTTCCATCAACTGATGCAAAGTAGTAATAGTTTGAATTTTCTTTCCCTAAATCAAAATGAGTTTCAAATGTATTATCAAAGAATATACCAAATGCTTCTTCATCTTTTAAAGTTACAAAAAAGGGAATTGATTTATATAATTTTTCATAAGTTTCACCATGTGGTGTTGGATCATCTGTATTCCAGTTTATATAATGGCAATACTTTTTATTTAAATGGCCACTTCTCTCCCCAAATCCATAAAAATACATATTATCCTTCATTTTTTTAGGTATAAATACTTTGTACTCCATATGCTCTGTTGGTTTATGTCCTTCTTGAGTTGCAATATCTAATCTTCCTGCACAATTTTTTATAAAAGGTTCTCTAGCTCCTCTATAATCTTCACATATTAATTTTTCATCTTTGTTATATATATCAACTTTAAATTCATCATATATTTTTATAATTAATTCATCTGTTTTTATTGTTATATTATCAATATATCTATCTACTTCATATTTACAGTGTTGTATTATCAAATTTTCGACTGCCTTTGAATTTTGTTCATCTCTATAATTAGGTACAAAGAAATTTATTATAATAGGACTTATTATATTTATTTTAGCTTCTATATTTTCAAACTCTACTTTCACTATATTCTCATTTACTTTAAAGTTTCTTATTTTACCAAACATACTCTTCTTATCCCTCCTTTATATCTAAAATCTTTTTTAAAGCTTTAACCACTATATTTGCTGAAGTTTTATATTTTGATTTTTCAAATAAATTAATTTTACTTTTAACTTCATCTATATATCCATCTTTAAAACTTTGCCATAGTATTTTTTCTTCTTCTATTTGTAATATCCAAGGCATAATACTTTCTAAAAGGTTCTTTTGTTTACTATTTTTAATATTTTGGGTGGAATTAAATAATCTATTTAATTCCTCATCAATACCTTCAATATCTATTTTATTTAACATATCGATTAAATGAAATGGCAAAGAATTAGATACTCTACTATTTCTAAAATATTGGCTAAACACACACATATCTTCTACAATTTCTTCAGACACAACTGATAAAATAGCTTTTTTAAAGTCATCTCTACCTCTAAAAGAATTTGCATTAAAAGCGTATTGAGAAAAAGATGCTAGGGTAAATTTAGACACTTCCCACCTATCCATTGGATTTAATACTATTCCTTCTAAATTATTGTCACAAAGATATGGAGAACGATTTTCATATGGTGCTATAAATAAAAGTTCTTTATCACTTTCAAAATCATTAACTGGAACATTATCCCATATTATTATTTTATGCTTTAATATAGAATAAATTCTATTAAAACTTTCTTTTGTAATACAATGAGATAATGTTTCATTTCCTGTCCAAAATATCTTAATATCAGGTAATAAATTTTCTCCTAATGATTTTAAATATGGTGTATCATAGTCTATATCATATTCTGTTGGACACATTACCAGAGTAAATTCGTCTAAATTTATTTTTAAGAAATTATACACATCATTAACTAATTCTGCATGCCTATAACCTGCTCCTTTAAAATAATCTATATCATCTAATAAGATTCCAAATTTATTAATTCCAATATCTATAAGCTGTTTTAACTTTGCTTTTAATATTATATAATCATCTTTAATATAAAAGTTAAAATCTTTACCAGGTGCTATCATATAGTAAAAATCAACATGATAATTATCACACTCTCTTAAAATTTCCTTAAACTCTGATAATTTATTTTCTGGATACAATTCTCTCCATATATCTCTATGATAAACATCGTTTTTGGGTGCATACATATATGTATTCATATGATTTTCTCCAATAAATTTTATACAATCTAATCTATTATCTATTGTCCATGGTTTACCATAAAATCCCTCAATTACTCCACTTAATTTTAGGCTTGGTTCATGATTAATTATAATATTTGGAACATATATCCCATCATTAGTTTTTTTGA
The sequence above is a segment of the Tissierellales bacterium genome. Coding sequences within it:
- a CDS encoding TIM-barrel domain-containing protein; this translates as MFGKIRNFKVNENIVKVEFENIEAKINIISPIIINFFVPNYRDEQNSKAVENLIIQHCKYEVDRYIDNITIKTDELIIKIYDEFKVDIYNKDEKLICEDYRGAREPFIKNCAGRLDIATQEGHKPTEHMEYKVFIPKKMKDNMYFYGFGERSGHLNKKYCHYINWNTDDPTPHGETYEKLYKSIPFFVTLKDEEAFGIFFDNTFETHFDLGKENSNYYYFASVDGNIDYYFIYGPSIKKVIKGYTYLTGTTPLPQLWTLGYQQCRWAYCPEENVYEIAKKFREKDIPCDTIYLDIEYMDDFRVFTWDKDKFKDPKNMIENLNNDGFKLVTIIDPGVKVDKGYKIYDEGLENNYFAIDKNGIVYTNWVWPGNSVFPDFMNSEVRKWWADNQKIMTDYGVSGIWNDMNEPASFNGPLPDDVKFNEDGNIIEHKEVHNIYGHMMDKATYEGIKNATNKRPFVVTRACYSGTQKYSTVWTGDNQSTWEHLRMSVPMLMNLGLSGMSFCGTDVGGFGYDCTPELLSRWVQVGTFTPLFRNHTTIYSRDQEPWAFGKLTEDINRKYIKLRYKLIPYMYDIFYKGEQSGLPIMRPLMLHYQNDHKTYEINDQFLFGENIMVAPVLEQGKQARMIYL
- a CDS encoding protein O-GlcNAcase — translated: MHYNEIYTEGDYFYFNKNKLNLKFISKYYRFSSPNDIKGIVSYDEDIKILLSDTKEITDFNIEFSYNRNIKNSGFRLKLNPKKEVIIQASNERGIKNGYIAFVNQIKKTNDGIYVPNIIINHEPSLKLSGVIEGFYGKPWTIDNRLDCIKFIGENHMNTYMYAPKNDVYHRDIWRELYPENKLSEFKEILRECDNYHVDFYYMIAPGKDFNFYIKDDYIILKAKLKQLIDIGINKFGILLDDIDYFKGAGYRHAELVNDVYNFLKINLDEFTLVMCPTEYDIDYDTPYLKSLGENLLPDIKIFWTGNETLSHCITKESFNRIYSILKHKIIIWDNVPVNDFESDKELLFIAPYENRSPYLCDNNLEGIVLNPMDRWEVSKFTLASFSQYAFNANSFRGRDDFKKAILSVVSEEIVEDMCVFSQYFRNSRVSNSLPFHLIDMLNKIDIEGIDEELNRLFNSTQNIKNSKQKNLLESIMPWILQIEEEKILWQSFKDGYIDEVKSKINLFEKSKYKTSANIVVKALKKILDIKEG